In Arthrobacter sp. CDRTa11, one DNA window encodes the following:
- a CDS encoding flavin monoamine oxidase family protein, protein MNDVDVVVVGAGLAGLSAARKLVQAGRTVAVLEARDRVAGRTLGGFLSNGVPVEMGGQWVGPTQDVVLGLIEELGLKTFPTFDGGDALTVFDGNVVRYADETFGLPPESAMEVGRLWEDLEILASTVALEAPWETDGAKDLDRQTLDGWLAANTEDSIALRFFRLVVPVLFSAESPELSLLHFLFYIKSGTSLEALMTITGGAQESRVLGGTHQISERMAAELGDWVRLNAVVRTIRQDETGILVEYEGGSVTAQHVVVAIPQTLAGRLRYVPPLPALRDGLTQQMPAGSVIKVQVGFDAPFWREDGRSGTVLSLDDAFSVVLDNSPDDGSCGVLVGFLEGAHARTASLMSAAERRELVIAALVKYFGPQAAHPFDVVEQDWSAEEFTRGCYGGRLGAGAWTQYGPALAAPVGRIHWAGSETSTVWNGYMDGAIRSGRRAADEILKELL, encoded by the coding sequence CTGGCCGGCCTGAGTGCAGCCCGCAAACTGGTTCAGGCCGGGAGGACAGTTGCAGTGCTGGAGGCGCGTGACCGGGTGGCCGGCCGCACACTGGGAGGCTTTCTCAGCAACGGGGTGCCGGTGGAGATGGGCGGCCAATGGGTGGGCCCCACACAGGACGTGGTGCTCGGGCTCATCGAGGAACTGGGCCTCAAGACCTTCCCCACCTTCGATGGGGGCGACGCCCTGACCGTTTTCGACGGCAACGTGGTCCGGTACGCCGACGAGACCTTCGGCCTTCCGCCGGAGTCGGCGATGGAGGTTGGCCGGCTCTGGGAGGACCTGGAGATCCTGGCCTCCACGGTTGCGCTTGAGGCGCCGTGGGAAACTGACGGCGCGAAGGACCTGGACCGGCAGACGCTGGACGGGTGGCTGGCTGCCAACACCGAAGACAGCATTGCGCTGCGGTTCTTCCGCCTGGTGGTGCCTGTCCTGTTCTCCGCCGAGTCCCCGGAGCTTTCCCTCCTGCACTTCCTCTTTTACATCAAGTCCGGCACCAGCCTTGAGGCACTGATGACGATCACAGGGGGTGCCCAGGAGAGCCGCGTTCTGGGAGGCACCCACCAAATCTCGGAGCGGATGGCTGCCGAACTGGGCGACTGGGTCCGGCTCAATGCCGTGGTCCGGACCATCCGCCAGGATGAGACGGGCATCCTTGTCGAATACGAAGGCGGCAGTGTCACGGCCCAGCACGTCGTCGTCGCCATACCGCAGACGCTGGCCGGACGGTTGCGCTACGTCCCGCCGCTGCCCGCGCTGCGCGACGGGCTCACCCAGCAGATGCCGGCCGGGTCAGTCATCAAGGTCCAGGTCGGTTTCGACGCACCGTTCTGGCGCGAGGACGGAAGGAGCGGAACGGTACTCAGCCTCGATGACGCCTTCAGCGTGGTCCTGGACAACAGCCCGGACGACGGCTCCTGCGGGGTGCTGGTCGGCTTCCTCGAGGGCGCCCACGCCCGCACCGCGAGCCTGATGAGCGCAGCCGAGCGCCGCGAACTGGTTATCGCCGCGCTGGTGAAATACTTCGGCCCGCAGGCGGCGCACCCCTTCGACGTCGTCGAGCAGGACTGGAGCGCTGAAGAGTTCACCCGCGGCTGCTACGGTGGGCGGCTCGGCGCGGGCGCCTGGACCCAGTACGGCCCGGCCCTCGCTGCGCCGGTGGGCCGGATCCACTGGGCGGGCTCGGAAACCTCCACGGTCTGGAACGGCTACATGGACGGTGCAATCCGTTCCGGGCGCCGGGCCGCCGACGAGATCCTCAAGGAACTCCTGTAG